A region from the Triticum aestivum cultivar Chinese Spring chromosome 3D, IWGSC CS RefSeq v2.1, whole genome shotgun sequence genome encodes:
- the LOC123075936 gene encoding probable WRKY transcription factor 48, whose product MEEMGEESSRYPWQDYDLGFGEELMRELLDQTTTAPSATPTAAGAASADNSSSSDKGIGDEEEGAVGRRESMVNRLMSTVYSGPTLSDIESALSFTGAGAGDLLDGRSKYHYSPSSPVVFSPEKVLGKMENKYTMKIKSCGNGLADDGYKWRKYGQKAIKNSPNPRSYYRCTNPRCNAKKQVERAVDEPDTLVVTYEGLHLHYTYSHFLQQQTTPPPAAAAASSSKKPKLHPAAGAITDSHHGSTPVATTSPPSAAVVPAGAGDSSGDSGGNVIADAGFLLEHAVPNCSPYVFDGGLFGEAGEERRMTSDAGGLLEDMVPLMVRRPSCNSAATTASSSTTVGSPAAPVSSPSPSTSSVSWTPASPYIDMAILSNIF is encoded by the exons atggaggagatgggggaggagaGCAGCAGGTATCCATGGCAGGACTACGACCTGGGCTTCGGGGAGGAGCTCATGAGGGAGCTCCTCGACCAGACGACGACGGCGCCATCGGCAACACCAACGGCGGCCGGCGCCGCAAGCGCTGATAATTCTTCTTCTTCCGACAAGGGGATTGGTGACGAGGAGGAAGGGGCGGTGGGACGCCGGGAGTCCATGGTGAACAGGCTCATGTCGACGGTCTACTCCGGGCCCACCCTCAGCGACATCGAGAGCGCCCTCTCCTTCACCGGCGCCGGCGCTGGCGACCTGCTGGACGGCCGCAGCAAGTACCACTACAGCCCCTCCAGCCCAGT GGTTTTCTCGCCGGAGAAGGTGCTGGGCAAGATGGAGAACAAGTACACGATGAAGATCAAGAGCTGCGGCAACGGGCTCGCCGACGATGGGTACAAGTGGAGGAAATACGGCCAGAAAGCCATCAAGAACAGCCCCAACCCAAG GAGTTACTACCGGTGCACGAACCCGCGGTGCAACGCGAAGAAGCAGGTGGAGCGCGCCGTCGACGAGCCGGACACGCTCGTCGTCACCTACGAAGGCCTCCACCTCCACTACACCTACTCCCACTTCCTCCAGCAGCAGACCAcccctccacccgccgccgccgccgcctcaagcTCCAAGAAGCCCAAGTTGCACCCCGCCGCCGGCGCCATTACAGACTCCCACCACGGGAGCACCCCTGTGGCAACAACCTCGCCGCCCTCTGCGGCCGTCGTCCCTGCCGGCGCCGGGGACAGCAGCGGCGACAGCGGCGGTAACGTGATAGCCGACGCGGGCTTCCTGCTGGAGCACGCGGTGCCCAACTGCTCGCCGTATGTGTTCGACGGCGGATTGTTCGGTGAGGCCGGCGAGGAGCGGCGGATGACGAGCGACGCCGGCGGGCTCCTGGAGGACATGGTGCCACTGATGGTCCGGCGGCCGTCGTGCAACTCGGCGGCCACCACCGCCAGCTCGTCCACGACGGTCGGCTCGCCCGCGGCGCCGGTGTCGTCGCCCTCCCCCTCCACGTCGTCCGTGTCCTGGACCCCCGCGTCGCCGTACATCGACATGGCCATCCTCTCCAACATCTTCTAG